In a single window of the Armatimonadota bacterium genome:
- a CDS encoding putative sulfate/molybdate transporter codes for MPQIPLLRAVPRTGPASIRFDRNELAGAFGDIGTDLPLIVGMILAAGLDSASVLTMFGIMQIATGLIYRMPMPAQPLKAMAAIVISRKLAAGVLYGGGLAVGLIMLLLVATGLLTWLARVIPLTVIRGIQFGLGLQLASLALRDYVLAEGLPGYLLAAAAFLIVVLLLGNRRFPAALFVIACGVVYAFGFTLDAGTVARSVGFRLPAVHLPATGEVLTGLVLLALPQIPLSLGNSVLATWQTARDLMPERPITLRKIGATYAAMNLLNPFLSGIPTCHGSGGLVGHYTFGARTGGSVVMYGLLYVILGLFFSGGFDRLIHVFPLPMLGVLLLFEGLGLMALVGRLDDGRGQLRLALLLGLIAGWLPYGYLLALGIGPLLVALDRYRGAGGGPAKTPR; via the coding sequence GTGCCTCAGATCCCGCTGCTGCGCGCCGTTCCGCGGACTGGCCCTGCGTCGATCCGCTTTGACCGCAACGAGCTGGCCGGCGCCTTCGGCGACATCGGTACCGACCTGCCGCTGATCGTCGGGATGATCCTGGCCGCGGGGCTGGACAGCGCCAGCGTGCTGACCATGTTCGGCATCATGCAGATTGCCACCGGACTCATCTACCGCATGCCGATGCCGGCGCAGCCCCTCAAGGCCATGGCCGCCATCGTCATCAGCCGGAAGCTCGCCGCGGGCGTCCTCTACGGCGGAGGTCTGGCCGTGGGCCTCATCATGCTCCTGCTGGTCGCCACCGGCCTGCTGACCTGGCTGGCCCGCGTCATCCCCCTGACGGTGATCCGCGGGATCCAGTTCGGGCTGGGACTCCAGCTCGCGTCCCTCGCCCTGCGCGACTACGTGCTGGCCGAAGGCCTCCCCGGCTACCTCCTGGCCGCGGCGGCCTTTCTGATCGTGGTGCTGCTCCTCGGGAACCGCCGGTTCCCGGCGGCGTTGTTCGTCATCGCCTGCGGAGTCGTCTACGCCTTCGGGTTCACCCTGGATGCGGGGACGGTCGCCCGAAGCGTCGGATTTCGTCTGCCGGCCGTGCACCTCCCCGCGACGGGCGAGGTGCTGACGGGGTTGGTCCTCCTCGCCCTGCCGCAGATTCCCCTGTCGCTGGGGAACTCGGTGCTGGCCACCTGGCAGACCGCGCGGGACCTCATGCCGGAGCGGCCGATCACCCTGCGCAAGATCGGGGCAACCTACGCGGCGATGAACCTCCTCAACCCCTTCCTGAGCGGGATTCCGACCTGCCACGGCTCCGGCGGGCTTGTCGGCCACTACACCTTCGGGGCGCGCACGGGCGGGTCGGTCGTCATGTACGGCCTGCTCTACGTGATCCTGGGACTGTTCTTTAGCGGCGGCTTCGACCGACTCATCCACGTCTTCCCCCTGCCGATGCTCGGGGTGCTGCTGCTGTTCGAGGGGCTCGGGCTGATGGCCCTGGTGGGACGGCTTGACGACGGACGCGGCCAACTCCGCCTGGCCCTGCTCCTCGGGCTGATCGCGGGGTGGCTGCCGTACGGGTATCTCCTGGCCCTGGGGATCGGACCGCTGCTGGTGGCGCTCGACCGCTATCGGGGCGCGGGAGGCGGACCGGCGAAGACGCCGAGATAG